The nucleotide window AGGTCGCCCAGGGCACCATGTTCACGGCCCCATCCTGCAACTCCTGGTACCTGGGCGCGAACATAGAGGGCAAGCCGCGCATCTTCATGCCCTACGTCGGCGGCGTCGGCCGCTACGCCGCCAGGTGCCGCGAAATCGCCGACAACGGCTACGAGGGCTTCACTCTGGCTTAGGGCCGATGCCGGCCCGGCTCAAATGGCGCCTTCGGCGCGCAGCCTCGCGATCTCGGCGTCCGGGAGCCCGATCTCCCGCAGCCAGCGGTCCGTGTGCTCGCCCAGCCCCGGCGGGGCCCCCCTGGCCCACTCGTCCCCTCCAGCGAAGGCTGAGAG belongs to Dehalococcoidia bacterium and includes:
- a CDS encoding cyclohexanone monooxygenase, translated to VAQGTMFTAPSCNSWYLGANIEGKPRIFMPYVGGVGRYAARCREIADNGYEGFTLA